TGCGTCCCTCTATGTATGAATTACGAATTACGAACTTGTACTGAGTTTCGACTGCGCGGTAATCGAGCGAAGTCGAGATTCAACTACCGCGTAGCCGTAAAGCCTGCGGCATAGCTACGCTTCGGGCGCAGCCTCTCCAAGAGTTGTATTACGAATGAGTTACGGGTTTAACTTGACTCAACAAATCGTGCAATTTTTCGCCTTCAATGACCTCTGTTTCTAAGAGTTGAGTAGCGATCGCTTCTAGCAAGTCTCGATTCTGTCTGAGAATCTCTAGGGCTTGTTCGTGGGCTGTTTCCACGATTTCCTTGACTTCTCTATCAATGGCTTTGGATGTGTCTTCACTTACTGCCCGCCGGGGATTAGCACCACCATTACCCAGGAATGCTGCTTGTTGTCCTTGTTGGTAAGCTAATGGCCCTAAGACTTTGCTCATACCATAAGCTGTTACCATCCGTTCTGCCAAGTCAGTTGCTCGTTGCAAATCGTTGGAAGCACCTGTGGTAATACTGTTAAACACAATCTCTTCAGCGGAACGTCCACCCAACAAAGTTGCAATCTGACCCCGCAGTTCGTGTTCATTCATTAAAAAGCGGTCTTCAGTTGGTAATTGCAGAGTGTAGCCCAAAGCTGCCATCCCACGAGGAATAATCGAAATCTTTTCTACACGACCGTTTCCTGTTGTGAGCGCCCCGACCATTGCGTGACCCACTTCATGGTATGCAACAATCTTTTTCTCAGTCTCGTTCATCACACGACTCTTCTTCTCTAAACCGGCGACTACCCGCTCAATTGCTTCAGCAAAGTCTTCTTGAGCAACACTTTCACGGAGATTGCGCGCTGCTAATAATGCGGCTTCGTTTACCAAGTTTGCCAAATCTGCGCCAGCAAAACCGGGGGTACGAGTAGCGATCGCTTTTAAATTTACATCATCTCCTAATTTTACCTTTTGAGCGTGAATCTTGAGAATTGCTTCACGACCAGATAAATCGGGACGGTCTACCAATACTTGACGGTCGAAACGGCCTGGACGCAGCAATGCCGGGTCTAGGGTTTCGGGGCGGTTGGTAGCTGCGAGGACAATCACTGTTGCATCCCCAGCTGCAAACCCATCCATCTCAGTTAGTAATTGGTTAAGGGTTTGTTCGCGCTCATCGTTACCACCGTAGAAGCCGTTACTGCTACGAGACTTACCAATTGCATCTAATTCATCAATGAATACAATACAGGGAGCTTGTTTTTTGGCTTGTTCAAACAAATCCCGCACTCTGGAAGAACCTACACCGACAAACAATTCCACAAACTCAGAACCAGAGATGCTGAAAAATGGAACTCCTGCTTCTCCTGCTACGGCTTTCGCTAAAAGTGTCTTACCAGTACCCGGAGGGCCAACTAACAACACACCTTTGGGAATCCTAGCGCCGATTTGCGTAAAGCGTGCTGGAGTCTTGAGGAAATCCACAATTTCCACCAACTCAGTTTTCGCTTCTTCTACCCCAGCCACATCTGCAAAGGTGATTTTAGCAGATTCGCCTTCAACGTAAACCTTAGCTTTGCTCTTACCAATGGAAAGCGCACCTTGGGGGCCACCGCCACCACCACCACGAGCGAGAAAGAACTGCCAAATACCAATAAAAATCAGTGGTGGAATCACCCAACTCAAGAGGGTTGTAAACCAAGTATTTTTGGGTGGCGGTGTAGCAGCGAACTCAACTCCCTTTTCTTCTAGCAGTTTGGGTAACTCTAAATCAAAGATTGGTGTAGTTGCAAACACC
This portion of the Nostoc sp. GT001 genome encodes:
- the ftsH4 gene encoding ATP-dependent zinc metalloprotease FtsH4, encoding MGIKEQPKSPRFRIVANILLAVSGLFLLLNLFLPGLFASGPAGVPYSLFIHQVQEGEVSRVSVGQNQIIYQLKTENSEPGQVFATTPIFDLELPKLLEEKGVEFAATPPPKNTWFTTLLSWVIPPLIFIGIWQFFLARGGGGGGPQGALSIGKSKAKVYVEGESAKITFADVAGVEEAKTELVEIVDFLKTPARFTQIGARIPKGVLLVGPPGTGKTLLAKAVAGEAGVPFFSISGSEFVELFVGVGSSRVRDLFEQAKKQAPCIVFIDELDAIGKSRSSNGFYGGNDEREQTLNQLLTEMDGFAAGDATVIVLAATNRPETLDPALLRPGRFDRQVLVDRPDLSGREAILKIHAQKVKLGDDVNLKAIATRTPGFAGADLANLVNEAALLAARNLRESVAQEDFAEAIERVVAGLEKKSRVMNETEKKIVAYHEVGHAMVGALTTGNGRVEKISIIPRGMAALGYTLQLPTEDRFLMNEHELRGQIATLLGGRSAEEIVFNSITTGASNDLQRATDLAERMVTAYGMSKVLGPLAYQQGQQAAFLGNGGANPRRAVSEDTSKAIDREVKEIVETAHEQALEILRQNRDLLEAIATQLLETEVIEGEKLHDLLSQVKPVTHS